A genomic segment from Necator americanus strain Aroian chromosome III, whole genome shotgun sequence encodes:
- a CDS encoding hypothetical protein (NECATOR_CHRIII.G9572.T1) encodes MSAADTKVAVTTDENWKAGLVLPAKDKRFKTADVTDTKGVEFEDFCLSRDLLMGIFEKGWEKPSPIQEASIGVALSGQDILARAKNGTGKTGAYCIPVIEKINPAIKKIQALVIVPTRELALQTSQICVELSKHIKLKIMVTTGGTDLRDDIMRLNGSVHMVIATPGRILDLMEKGVADMSNCKMLVLDEADKLLSQDFQGILDRLISYLPKERQIMLYSATFPMTVTEFMQKHMRKPYEINLMEELTLLGVTQYYAYVQEKQKVHCLNTLFRKLQINQSIIFCNSTQRVELLAKKITEIGYSCYYIHSKMAQNHRNRVFHDFRQGNCRNLVCSDLLTRGIDIQAVNVVINFDFPRNAETYLHRIGRSGRFGHLGVAINLITYEDRHTLRRIEQELRTQIEPIPKAVDPKLYVADFQIVEDEDNNKTNAN; translated from the exons ATGAGCGCCGCTGATACGAAAGTTGCCGTAACCACCGATGAGAACTGGAAGGCCGGCCTCGTTCTGCCCGCTAAGGATAAGCGCTTCAAAACCGCG GATGTCACTGACACTAAAGGAGTGGAATTCGAGGATTTCTGTCTTAGTCGTGACTTGCTCATGGGCATTTTCGAGAAAGGATGGGAAAAGCCGAGTCCTATTCAGGAGGCTTCCATTGGTGTCGCTTTGTCAG GACAAGACATTCTTGCTCGTGCAAAGAATGGAACCGGCAAGACTGGCGCATATTGCATTCCAGTTATTGAGAAAATTAATCCTGCTATAAAGAAAATACAAGCACTAGTTATAGTTCCAACTAGAGAACTCGCTCTTCAGACTTCCCAAATTTGTGTCGAACTCTCGAAGCATATCAAGCTAAAG ATTATGGTAACCACTGGTGGTACCGACCTTCGTGATGATATTATGCGCTTGAATGGTTCAGTGCATATGGTAATCGCCACTCCAGGACGTATCCTTGATCTGATGGAGAAAGGAGTGGCCGATATGTCGAACTGTAAAATGCTCGTTCTTGATGAAGCTGACAAGCTTCTCAGCCAAGATTTCCAG GGGATCTTGGATCGTCTCATTTCCTATCTGCCGAAAGAACGTCAAATCATGCTTTACTCTGCCACTTTCCCAATGACTGTAACCGAATTTATGCAGAAGCATATGAGAAAACCTTACGAAATCAACCTCATGGAG GAACTCACCCTCCTCGGTGTGACTCAGTATTACGCGTATGTACAGGAGAAGCAAAAAGTGCACTGCCTTAACACATTATTCCGCAAG CTCCAAATAAATCAGTCCATCATCTTTTGCAATTCTACACAGCGTGTGGAGCTCTTGGCGAAGAAAATCACTGAAATAGGATACTCTTGCTACTACATACACTCTAAGATGGCACAGAATCACAGAAACCGCGTCTTTCACGATTTCCGTCAGGGAAATTGCCGCAATTTGGTCTGTTCGGATTTGCTTACTCGTG GTATCGATATTCAAGCTGTAAATGTTGTTATTAATTTTGACTTCCCCCGAAATGCTGAGACCTACCTCCACAGAATCGGCCG GTCGGGAAGATTCGGTCATCTAGGTGTTGCTATCAATCTTATCACTTACGAAGACCGGCACACTCTGCGTCGCATCGAGCAAGAACTTCGAACGCAAATCGAGCCCATTCCAAAAGCAGTTGATCCGAAATTGTATGTGGCGGACTTCCAGATTGTCGAAGATGAGgacaataacaaaacaaacgcCAACTGA